gaAGTACAGTGTTCTTAGTGTGTGGTCACTAAGTGAACCCGTCATAATGCGTTTACACGGGACAAAGCTCCTTAGTGGGATGCCGTCTAGGTGGGGGTTCTAGATGTTACCGTTCGCAAAGGGAATCTAGAACAAAGCTCCTCAGTGGGATACCGTCTAGGCGGATGATGCTAGACGTTGCTGCTCACGGAGGGATTCTAGAATGAAGCTCCTCAGTAAGGTACCGTCTAGGTGGAAGATTGCTAGACATTGCTGTTCGCGGAGGGATTCCGGAACGAAACTCCTTAGTGGGGTACTGTCTAGGCGGAGGATTGCGGAGGGATTCCGGAACGAAGCTCCTTAGTGGGGTACTGTCTAGGCGAAGGATGCTAGACGTTGCCGTTCGCGAATAGATTCCGGAATGAAGCTCCTCAGTGGGGTGCCGCCTAGGCGGAGGATGCTAGACAATACCGTTCGCAAATGGGTTTTTGAATGAAACTCCTCAGTGGGGTGCTGTGGCAGTTGGGCCGTTTTAACTGGGACACACTTGAATAATTGAGATAGCCGCGCCTAATTATGaggcaaaattgtgtggcatgaaatgagacgtgtcataatgatttggccttataatcgggacccctgtgattATTTGAAGTTGAATTGATGTGTTCCAGTTATGAAATATGTCTGCTATGTGCAAATGATATATGTGATGAGCTAATGTGCAGGAACGCGCcaaggtgaggtaagtcctatatggtgcatgtttaggatgCCTCTGAGTGAATTCTCGTTCTAATCAGGGTTTAAGAtgttgactcgctgagatttattctcaccccgtcgtgatttaaataatttcaggtccctagagtAGAGAACCTAGAGCCCGAGGATGAAGGGTCTGGACCGTAGGTGGCTTAgtagtttctttttggagaCAAACTAGTGTGTATAGACATGTAGGTTTAACTTGGTTTGCGATAtttggttgtcctgcttttacTATCCCTGTGTTTGTTGGTTGGGTAATTATGAATTcactttcgcatgtgcataaaaagaaagggtcggcgacacgTTTTGGAAAAGTCGCAATTCTATCAACCATCGAGGGATGTTCACGCTCGAGGTTCAGAGCGTGACATCTGGTGTCTTTCTCCCAACAATGCGTGAATATTTCTTTGCCATTAAATAATTCATAACATATAACTATTATATGATTGCTTTAGGGCATATAGCTAATAGTGTCTTGGTCACTGTGCTTCTTGTTCTTTCAACATACACGATAGAGTTCTCGAGTGCACCCCTGAGCTGAAAACGTGATCAATAGTAAATTTATGGTGCATTTGCTTCACGGAAAActcgaaatttgaaaaatatttttgaaaaaatgtttggttatattgcttcaaaaattattcatcGAAACATGTCCATTTTCGTGaatgatgaatatatttttcattgcatcacatattttggaaaatgttttacaAGTGCAAATTTCCTTGGTTCTTGCTCTGGCACATGATTCAATTATGATTTTATGTGGTCCAGGTCCAACATTATGGCTGATTCCTGCTTCATATAGCAACAGAAACGGAGAGATGATTGCTAAGGCAAATTTTCTCTGTTATTTAATTACCTCGTGAATCAGAAGTCAGTTTAGTACTGTATCAGCTCAACACAATATATGGAATcgtgttttccattttttctgcACAGCTTCTGCTTCACTTCCCTTGTGTTGCAGATCAGCTATGCTTTAGACTCCATTTCAGCTGGCCAGAACATCACCGATGGGCAAACGATCCTCTCAGCTAGCCAGAACTTTGAGCTAGGATTCTTCAGCCTTGGCAGCACCAAAAATCGGTATGTGGGCATATGGTACAAGAAGATATCAGCCGGGACAGTGATTTGGGTCGCCAACCGAGAGAATCCCCTGAATGACTCTTCGGGAGTCCTGAAGCTCACTCCCCAGGGTGTCCTGACTCTACTGAACCGCACCAATGGGATCGTTTGGTCTGCCAATGCGTTGAGACCAGCCCAGAATCCGATCGCACGACTTTTGGATTCTGCAAATTTCATTGTAAAAGGAGGGAACAATGATGACTTGGATGATGCCATCTGGCAGAGCTTTGATTACCCTTGTAATTCATTCCTGGCTGGCATGAAGTTCGGTATAGACCGACAGAAAGGCCTGGACCGGTACTTCACCTCATGGAAAAGTGCGGACGACCCTTCACCAGGTGATTTCACATATAGACTCGATTCTTCAGGTTATCCGCAGATGATCCTAAGGAACAGATCCAAAGTGCAGTTCCGGACGGGACCTTGGAACGGCATTCGGTTTAGCGGGGTCCCTCAGTTGAGGCCTAATCCAATTTATGCGTTTGGCTTTGTCTTCAACCAAAATGAAATCTACTATTACTATAACATTCTGAACAGCTCCATCACGTCAATGTTGTTTTTGAAGGAGAACGGGAGCATTCAGCGCTCCACTTGGGTAGACCAGAACCCTCGGGTACTGTATACGCCCACACAAACTGATGACTGTGACACTTATGCATTCTGTGGAGCGAATGGGAATTGTGACATTGCCAGCTTACCAAAATGTGTGTGCTTGACGGGGTTTGTGCCAAAATTCCCGATGGACTGGGGATTTTGGGATTGGTCATCTGGGTGTGTCCGGAGGACGGAACTGGATTGCCAGGGAGGAGATAAGTTTCTGAAGATCACTGAAGTGAAATTACCCGATACAAGGTTTTCGTGGTTCGACAAGAACATTAACCTTCGAGAATGCGAGTACATATGCCTGGGGAACTGCTCGTGCACGGCTTATTCAAACTTGGATATTAGAGGACAAGGAAGTGGGTGCTTGCTTTGGTTCGGTGACCTGATGGATATTAGACAGTTCAACGAGAACGGCCAGGATATTTATGTAAGGATGGCTGCATCAGAAGTCGGTATGTGTTCAAACATGAATTACTTTTGACATGATGACACGATGAAGAGATtagcttgaaaataattttgatagtttttttaacttttattttttgatttattgTGATATATATCAAGGTGGCAGTTCGAGTAGGATTACTGGCACAAGGAAAAGCACGGGCATCATTGTCAGCATCGTGCTCTTCGTGGTGTTTCTTCTCGGCATCACGGTTATTTACGTGAAGTATAAGAGAGCTGGTAAAGTTGTTTTTAGCAGATAATTATGCTTtccaaacaaaatttttatgttGATCCACAAGAGTCATTTTTTACCCTTGTTACCTTATGTTTTAAATGTTGCTGCACCGCATCAATTGCAAAGTTTCATCAGatcatctttcttttgaaatttgaatgaaCCAAGGGGcgtgaaaaatatgaatgaATCAAATGTTTGTTGCTGTGAGTCTGTTTTGGGATGTTTAAAGCTCAGTTATGAGTTGTTTACATTTGATGAAATTTACTCAATTTAATCTCAACTTGCAGGGAAAATCGTTGCATTGTCCCGTCAAAGCCATAGTGAGGATCTAGAGGTACCTCTGTTTGACCTCACAACCATTGTAAATGCGACGAATAACTTTTCTGATGATAACAAACTCGGAGAGGGAGGCTTTGGAGCTGTCTATAAGGTTACTATtgtcaattttttggaattctaAATCTGCCTATCTATTCAAATGCACAAcgaaatgaaagaataaaaacaaacctCAATCTATTAGGGTGTTCTGAAGAATGGCCAAGAAATTGCTGTGAAGAAGCTGTCGGAAAACTCTAGGCAGGGACAGGTCgagttcaagaatgaagtcATCTGCATCGCCAAACTTCAACACCGAAACCTGGTCAAGATTCTAGGATGCTGCATTGAACAAGATGAAAAGATGTTAATCTATGAGTTCTTGGCCAACCGGAGCTTGGATTGTTTCATTTTCAGTTCGCTTCCCTCAAGTCcctacaatttcatttcttttttcatagaaaatgtgTGAAGAAGCTTATATTTCACGACTCATAAGGCCTGTAATTTGGCAGACCAAGAGGAGGGTGTTTCACTGGATTGGCCCAAGCGCTTCACTATCATCAATGGCGTAGCTTCAGGGCTCCTGTACCTTCACCGAGACTCAAGATTAAGAATAATTCATAGAGATCTGAAAGCTGAAAACATCCTGCTTGACATCGAGATGAATGCAAAGATATCAGACTTTGGTTTGGCAAGGAGTTTCGGAGGTAATGAGAGTGAAGCGAATACGAAGAGAGTGGTGGGAACATTGTGAGTTCTCTTGACAAATGATCTCCACTGATTTTGGTCCATTTGCTTTAAGAACTAATCAGTCCTTTCAATGGCTTTTTTGCATAGTGGTTACATGTCCCCGGAGTATGCCATTCACGGTCTTTATTCGGTCAAATCAGATGTCTTCAGTTTTGGCGTTTTAGTACTGGAAATCGTGAGCGGGAAAAGAAATCGAGGTTTCAATCATCCTGACAACCCTTTAAGCCTTCTTGGACATGTAAGCGTAAAGATTTTTCAGATCTCTGTTTATTTGTCTTCAGTCAGTTTCTAGTCTTATTCTAGATGACTAACACAATAATGCAGGCCTGGACACTGTTAAGAGATCAAAATTTTATGAAGCTCGTAGATCCGTCAATTGCATCCACATTCAACCCCGTGGAAGTTTTACGATCCATCCATGTGGCTTTGTTGTGTGTTCAAAAAAATCCGCGTGATAGACCGGATATGTCGTCTGTGGTTATGATGTTGGGCAGTGAGAACACATTGCCTCAGCCTGAACAGCCTGGTTTTTTTGACGAGACGTCTGTGTCCAAAGCAAGTTCTTCAAGCGCCGGCAAGCATAACAAATTTTCAGCCAATGAATTAACTATTTCACATTTACTGCCTCGATGATATATCTGtaatttcaattatgttttgATTGATCCCATATGAATACAAGAAGATCATGGCTTTTGTACCAATAGTCATCTCTTAATCTGGAATCGCAAGACGTTACAGGGAAATATGGAAGATTGCACCTTTTGTTCTTCCAAATTTTGCTGGATTCCAGTCAGAAAGCGAAGAGTGAGTATATATACCGCAAAAGAGTGAAAATTTCAGGGTGGTTATGATTTTCTAGCAAGAAACCGTTCAATACCTTATTGTAAATACCTGTGAACTTAATGAAGTAAActcgcatttaaaaaaaaaaaaaaaattcttcatgtTTCGATGTCATGCTTCAGTTTGAATCAACGAAATTATAATTTAGGGAATAAATAGCCACAACTACAAGCAAGATCGGTAATCAGTACCAAAACCTTTGCTCTGTCAAAGTCTGTACAGTGATGTTTCTTCTATTCTACAATGCCAAAATAACCATGTCCTTCAAATGACAGCCTGCATTATGGCGAAATCAAAAAGctcagagaaaaggaaaaggaattgaCATCCCAAAAGTGTTGGCTATGATTGAAAGATTATCGTATCATCGTAAAAGCCATTTTTGGGACTCTAG
This Eucalyptus grandis isolate ANBG69807.140 chromosome 7, ASM1654582v1, whole genome shotgun sequence DNA region includes the following protein-coding sequences:
- the LOC104455149 gene encoding G-type lectin S-receptor-like serine/threonine-protein kinase At4g27290, with protein sequence MESCFPFFLHSFCFTSLVLQISYALDSISAGQNITDGQTILSASQNFELGFFSLGSTKNRYVGIWYKKISAGTVIWVANRENPLNDSSGVLKLTPQGVLTLLNRTNGIVWSANALRPAQNPIARLLDSANFIVKGGNNDDLDDAIWQSFDYPCNSFLAGMKFGIDRQKGLDRYFTSWKSADDPSPGDFTYRLDSSGYPQMILRNRSKVQFRTGPWNGIRFSGVPQLRPNPIYAFGFVFNQNEIYYYYNILNSSITSMLFLKENGSIQRSTWVDQNPRVLYTPTQTDDCDTYAFCGANGNCDIASLPKCVCLTGFVPKFPMDWGFWDWSSGCVRRTELDCQGGDKFLKITEVKLPDTRFSWFDKNINLRECEYICLGNCSCTAYSNLDIRGQGSGCLLWFGDLMDIRQFNENGQDIYVRMAASEVGGSSSRITGTRKSTGIIVSIVLFVVFLLGITVIYVKYKRAGKIVALSRQSHSEDLEVPLFDLTTIVNATNNFSDDNKLGEGGFGAVYKGVLKNGQEIAVKKLSENSRQGQVEFKNEVICIAKLQHRNLVKILGCCIEQDEKMLIYEFLANRSLDCFIFNQEEGVSLDWPKRFTIINGVASGLLYLHRDSRLRIIHRDLKAENILLDIEMNAKISDFGLARSFGGNESEANTKRVVGTFGYMSPEYAIHGLYSVKSDVFSFGVLVLEIVSGKRNRGFNHPDNPLSLLGHAWTLLRDQNFMKLVDPSIASTFNPVEVLRSIHVALLCVQKNPRDRPDMSSVVMMLGSENTLPQPEQPGFFDETSVSKASSSSAGKHNKFSANELTISHLLPR